The following proteins are encoded in a genomic region of Blastocatellia bacterium:
- a CDS encoding glycosyltransferase family 2 protein: MIYELIFFSSLAICFYVYIGYPLLVAAIAAIHPRDVRRKAITPSLSVIIAAHNEEKVIGAKLENTLSMDYPSDRLEIIVVSDGSTDRTESIVCQYEKQGVHLLSLARCGKVQALNQGVAVATGEILVFTDANALLDSSALRRLVANFADPEVGGVCGNQRYRQIPTGDCISQGESLYWAYDKFIKRMESRVGSIVGADGSLYAIRRDLFVPIENPAQADDFAISMRVVTQGYRLVFEPTAVSYEEAPTSSTREFWRKVRVTNHSLRSLLDRKEAFNPWRTGFYALELLSHKVLRYLVPLLLVLVLITNALLIPASRVFQLLFLGQVLFYGGALVGYWLRHRSWGRWRLFYIPFYFCLANTAAFLGLLSLLRGERITLWQPHRDPCLAARKGVP, encoded by the coding sequence ATGATATACGAGCTTATCTTTTTCTCGTCCCTGGCGATCTGTTTCTACGTCTACATCGGGTATCCACTGCTGGTGGCAGCCATAGCAGCGATTCACCCGCGCGACGTCCGCCGGAAAGCCATCACCCCTTCCCTCAGCGTGATCATTGCCGCCCACAACGAGGAAAAGGTCATCGGCGCAAAGTTAGAGAATACCTTGAGCATGGACTATCCCAGCGATCGGCTGGAGATCATTGTTGTGTCCGATGGCTCGACCGACAGGACTGAGTCCATCGTCTGCCAGTATGAGAAGCAGGGCGTGCACCTGCTCTCTCTTGCCCGTTGTGGGAAGGTGCAGGCACTCAACCAGGGTGTCGCTGTGGCCACAGGTGAAATCCTTGTGTTTACCGACGCCAATGCCCTCCTGGACAGTTCGGCCCTGCGTCGGTTGGTCGCCAATTTTGCTGATCCCGAAGTGGGAGGCGTTTGTGGCAACCAACGGTATCGGCAGATCCCTACGGGCGATTGCATCAGTCAAGGGGAGAGCCTCTACTGGGCCTATGACAAATTCATCAAGCGAATGGAGAGCCGGGTCGGCAGCATCGTTGGAGCCGATGGCTCGCTTTACGCCATCAGAAGAGATCTCTTTGTGCCCATTGAGAATCCGGCACAAGCCGATGATTTCGCAATCTCCATGCGGGTGGTCACCCAGGGATATCGCCTCGTGTTTGAGCCGACAGCCGTGTCGTATGAGGAAGCGCCGACATCGAGCACGCGAGAATTTTGGCGTAAGGTACGGGTGACCAATCATAGCCTGCGAAGCCTCTTGGACAGGAAGGAGGCGTTCAATCCGTGGCGGACGGGTTTTTACGCTCTAGAGCTGCTGTCTCACAAGGTGCTGCGCTATCTGGTGCCGCTGTTGCTGGTGCTAGTTCTGATCACCAATGCGCTCCTTATACCGGCCTCACGCGTTTTTCAACTCCTGTTCCTCGGTCAGGTGCTCTTTTACGGTGGCGCGCTCGTGGGCTACTGGTTGCGCCACCGATCATGGGGCCGATGGAGACTCTTTTACATCCCGTTCTACTTTTGCTTAGCCAATACAGCGGCTTTCTTGGGTCTACTGTCATTGTTGAGAGGAGAGCGAATCACCCTCTGGCAACCGCACAGAGACCCCTGCCTTGCTGCCAGAAAAGGTGTACCATGA
- a CDS encoding electron transfer flavoprotein subunit alpha/FixB family protein, translating into MSTHVLVIGEHREGKLNRTTWEAITAGQKLAADLGGDVSAVLLGQGINDLGAEVAGKQLAAVYLVEDEKLAVYTPDGYAAALAQVVGQLRPYLVVMSHTYQVRDFAPKVAASLGRPFISDCIGYRKDENGLIFVRQIFQGKINADVTFVGEPPYFVSFQAGAFRGDEAVGGATPVRPLTVDLSTTEIRTRPMELFREAKQAVDLSQAERIVAVGRGIKSQENMGLVEKLAEVLGAEIGASRPICDSGWLPMERQIGSSGQTVSPKLYLAVGISGAIQHVVGMKGSRTIVAINKDRDAPIFDIADYGIVGDLFEIVPALIKHLEATKE; encoded by the coding sequence ATGAGTACTCATGTCCTCGTCATTGGGGAGCATCGTGAGGGGAAATTGAACCGCACGACCTGGGAAGCCATTACGGCGGGCCAGAAGCTGGCCGCCGATCTCGGCGGGGACGTCTCAGCCGTGCTCCTTGGCCAGGGAATCAATGATCTCGGGGCTGAGGTGGCGGGCAAACAACTCGCGGCGGTTTACCTTGTCGAGGACGAGAAACTGGCCGTCTACACTCCCGATGGGTATGCTGCGGCTCTTGCTCAGGTTGTGGGTCAGCTTCGTCCTTATCTCGTAGTCATGAGTCACACCTATCAGGTGCGCGATTTCGCCCCCAAAGTGGCCGCCTCCCTCGGTCGCCCCTTCATCAGCGATTGCATCGGCTATCGCAAAGACGAAAACGGATTGATCTTCGTGCGTCAGATCTTCCAGGGAAAGATCAACGCCGATGTCACGTTCGTCGGCGAGCCCCCTTATTTTGTCAGCTTCCAGGCGGGAGCGTTTCGCGGTGATGAGGCCGTGGGCGGAGCAACGCCAGTTCGCCCGTTGACGGTTGATCTGAGCACGACGGAGATCCGCACGCGCCCGATGGAACTCTTCCGCGAAGCCAAGCAGGCCGTTGATCTCAGTCAAGCCGAGCGCATTGTTGCCGTCGGACGCGGCATCAAGAGCCAGGAAAATATGGGTCTCGTTGAGAAATTGGCCGAGGTATTGGGAGCGGAAATCGGAGCCTCGCGCCCCATCTGCGATAGCGGCTGGTTGCCGATGGAGCGGCAGATCGGAAGCTCCGGCCAGACTGTGTCGCCCAAGCTCTATCTCGCCGTGGGCATCTCCGGTGCCATCCAGCATGTTGTGGGGATGAAGGGGTCACGCACGATCGTCGCCATCAACAAGGATCGTGACGCTCCTATCTTCGACATCGCCGATTACGGCATCGTGGGCGATCTCTTTGAGATTGTTCCGGCGCTCATCAAACATCTCGAAGCGACGAAGGAATGA
- a CDS encoding SpoIVB peptidase S55 domain-containing protein, giving the protein MKRAIVASVLFLLADAILSVGQTSEPSFFPLDQVRPGLRGIGKTVFEGRKIEEFEVEILGVLPGKPGPKQSIIIARLSGPQIERTGVFAGMSGSPIYLEGKLLGAIAYAFPFSREPIAGITPIQDMLGVLREKSAVVSPADTPSRSEIRRVSVLRSDSFGTSLASLLDLKTEAISLDGGPIGLLSPTSVGGYSLLPIATPLAASGIPLEALEKFLPDLRQVGLLPVSGLTAGARITPLTPATERTLEPGSAVSIQLVRGDFTLEAIGTVTCRLGDKVYAFGHRLFNLGAIEMPMSSASTITIVPSTMNSFKLGVTEDLVGVLKQDRSVGVLGTLGVAPQMIPVTITQRTSRGTTETYRFEMVHNNVLTPVLTNLTVFSAITNSERSFGDATLRLRGRIQVTGEEDVILDHRFSALNEAPVQASLAVALPVSYLLGSGFENVTIKGIELEIEAMETRRVGVVDRVWVNRTDVRRGESVEVQVYARTGDGREIVERVPVEIPEDAPLGKLSVVVGDGSSIQAYDGRAPLLALGSVQNLGQLIRALNRLRKSDRLYLKIVRATTGAVVNNEELPLLPPSVLATMGSDRTAGGYQPVQYATLKEIEIPAGDYILAGQRQVTITVVR; this is encoded by the coding sequence ATGAAACGAGCGATTGTGGCCAGTGTCCTTTTCCTTTTGGCCGACGCGATCCTTAGTGTCGGTCAGACGTCAGAGCCCTCCTTCTTTCCTCTCGATCAGGTCAGGCCGGGACTTCGCGGGATCGGAAAAACGGTTTTTGAGGGGCGGAAGATCGAAGAGTTCGAGGTTGAGATCCTCGGTGTCCTGCCGGGCAAGCCTGGTCCCAAGCAGAGTATCATCATTGCTCGACTGAGTGGGCCGCAGATCGAACGAACCGGTGTGTTTGCAGGAATGAGCGGGAGCCCGATCTATCTCGAGGGAAAGCTCCTGGGGGCGATTGCCTATGCCTTTCCCTTCTCACGGGAACCGATTGCCGGAATCACCCCCATCCAGGATATGCTCGGGGTGCTTCGAGAGAAATCGGCTGTCGTATCACCTGCCGACACGCCGTCGCGATCCGAGATCAGGCGGGTGAGTGTTCTTCGCTCCGACAGTTTTGGCACCAGTCTAGCTTCACTTCTTGACCTGAAGACCGAGGCCATTTCGCTCGACGGGGGACCGATCGGCCTATTGTCCCCGACCTCCGTTGGTGGATACAGCTTACTGCCGATTGCGACTCCTCTGGCGGCATCGGGGATTCCGCTCGAGGCCCTGGAGAAATTTCTTCCCGACCTGCGGCAGGTTGGACTCCTGCCGGTGAGCGGTCTGACAGCAGGAGCGAGGATCACGCCGCTCACTCCCGCAACCGAGCGCACGCTGGAACCGGGATCCGCCGTGAGCATCCAGCTTGTGCGAGGAGATTTCACGCTGGAGGCGATCGGCACCGTCACCTGCCGACTCGGCGACAAGGTATACGCCTTCGGACACCGATTGTTCAATCTCGGTGCCATCGAGATGCCGATGTCTTCGGCCAGTACTATCACCATCGTCCCCAGCACAATGAATTCGTTTAAGCTGGGCGTGACGGAAGACCTCGTCGGCGTGCTCAAGCAGGACCGGTCGGTGGGTGTGCTGGGCACACTCGGCGTGGCTCCCCAGATGATTCCCGTCACCATCACGCAGCGTACGAGTCGGGGAACGACCGAAACCTATCGGTTCGAGATGGTCCACAACAACGTCCTCACGCCAGTTTTGACCAATCTCACCGTCTTCAGTGCCATCACCAACAGCGAGCGAAGTTTCGGTGATGCGACGCTCCGGCTGCGCGGTCGCATTCAGGTGACCGGCGAGGAGGATGTGATCCTCGATCATCGGTTTTCGGCCCTGAATGAGGCTCCGGTTCAGGCCTCGCTCGCCGTGGCGTTGCCCGTGAGTTACCTGCTGGGGAGCGGATTTGAGAACGTCACGATCAAAGGGATCGAGCTGGAGATCGAAGCGATGGAGACGCGACGCGTCGGCGTTGTGGATCGCGTCTGGGTCAACCGCACGGACGTGCGTCGCGGAGAATCGGTGGAAGTTCAGGTCTACGCCCGCACCGGAGATGGCCGGGAGATCGTCGAGCGCGTGCCCGTCGAAATTCCCGAGGATGCCCCGCTGGGAAAACTTTCGGTTGTTGTCGGTGACGGCTCGTCCATTCAAGCCTATGATGGGCGGGCTCCGTTGCTCGCCCTCGGATCGGTTCAAAATCTCGGCCAGCTCATCCGGGCGCTCAACCGCTTGCGCAAAAGCGACCGGCTCTATCTCAAGATCGTTCGGGCCACGACCGGAGCCGTCGTCAACAACGAAGAGCTGCCACTGCTGCCTCCGTCAGTGCTGGCCACGATGGGATCGGATCGCACGGCGGGTGGCTATCAACCGGTTCAGTACGCCACGCTCAAAGAGATCGAAATCCCCGCGGGCGATTATATCCTGGCCGGACAGCGACAGGTCACCATCACAGTGGTCAGGTAA
- a CDS encoding surface lipoprotein assembly modifier, giving the protein MKRHQSLIIALYLILLGWSTATPGKQGQAASPPTGQTNAPSGERSETQKTPSPQEKTGAQRTPSQAQEPDLSVEPPQERSVIIPQPLPAGPSRFRAEVGVLPRYNSNLFSATAGAPRQTALITTLAVKVEADLVRGEGSTMTARFAGHRNVYQGIEGADSSDFDISLEYGFGRNRLALTYFMTPRRLVYVVGDERVVNRLDGVDLRFSRRITRRTRSRVGYEFTRERFPILGERNSDRHRLSGDIRYRIHDLLAPGIGFEWGRVTANSTNYNRDEAALLLLLDSRFKNAIWASMRYRYGQRHYTTTNSTAGNFGRRDRRHEIRWQASVRTTRHWGFLLYGSYTTNASTRERRSFTGYEVGVGMVFRFP; this is encoded by the coding sequence ATGAAGCGTCACCAGTCTCTGATCATTGCTCTGTATCTCATACTGCTTGGATGGAGCACGGCCACTCCAGGGAAGCAGGGCCAGGCGGCCTCTCCGCCAACAGGTCAAACTAACGCTCCCTCCGGAGAACGCTCGGAGACCCAGAAGACTCCTTCTCCCCAAGAGAAGACCGGAGCACAACGAACTCCAAGCCAGGCGCAGGAGCCGGACCTGTCTGTCGAACCGCCGCAAGAGAGGTCGGTCATAATCCCTCAGCCGCTTCCTGCCGGACCGAGCCGATTCCGGGCCGAGGTGGGAGTTTTACCCCGATATAACAGCAATCTCTTCAGTGCCACGGCTGGAGCGCCACGGCAAACGGCCTTGATCACCACGCTAGCAGTTAAGGTGGAGGCCGACCTCGTTCGAGGCGAGGGGTCTACTATGACAGCCCGATTCGCAGGTCACCGCAATGTGTACCAGGGAATTGAAGGGGCAGATTCATCGGACTTCGACATTTCGCTGGAGTACGGATTCGGGCGCAACCGGTTAGCGCTCACCTATTTCATGACACCTCGGCGGCTGGTATATGTCGTTGGTGACGAACGCGTTGTGAACCGCCTGGATGGAGTGGATCTTCGATTTTCTCGGCGGATAACGCGTCGCACACGGTCCAGAGTCGGTTATGAGTTCACCCGCGAGCGCTTTCCCATCCTCGGCGAGCGCAATTCGGACAGACACAGACTTAGTGGCGACATTCGCTATCGAATTCATGATCTGCTGGCCCCGGGGATTGGCTTCGAGTGGGGGCGCGTCACCGCCAACTCGACCAATTACAATCGTGACGAAGCAGCCCTACTGCTTTTGTTAGACAGCCGCTTCAAAAATGCCATCTGGGCCAGTATGCGATATCGTTACGGCCAGCGGCATTACACCACTACCAATTCGACTGCCGGGAACTTCGGCCGCCGGGATCGGCGCCATGAGATTCGCTGGCAGGCCAGTGTTAGAACCACCCGCCACTGGGGATTCCTCTTATACGGTTCCTACACAACTAACGCTTCGACCCGTGAGCGTCGCTCTTTCACCGGCTACGAAGTTGGTGTTGGCATGGTGTTTCGATTCCCTTAA
- a CDS encoding electron transfer flavoprotein subunit beta/FixA family protein, protein MKIIVCMKQTPKRDLPLRINDEQTWIKEADLTWEINEPDVYALEEALRLKERFGGEVVVCTMGPARADQAIKEALAKGADRAIHLLDPAFEGLDALNTARVLATAIAPEKPDLVLTGLQSDDAGYGQTGVILAERLGLPHTTIVMHIDVLDGRIKVKRELEGGWFQWIELPLPALLTIQSGINQPRYATLKGIMGAKKKEVKKLSAADLGLTPDDLQNKQRLLRVYFPTKTKQTEFIEGKPEEIAARLVEKLKYEAKVL, encoded by the coding sequence ATGAAGATCATCGTGTGCATGAAGCAAACTCCGAAGCGGGACCTGCCGCTTCGGATCAACGACGAGCAAACTTGGATCAAGGAAGCCGATCTCACCTGGGAGATCAATGAGCCGGATGTTTATGCGCTTGAGGAAGCACTTCGCCTCAAGGAGCGATTCGGCGGCGAGGTGGTCGTCTGCACGATGGGGCCAGCACGAGCGGATCAAGCCATCAAGGAAGCACTGGCCAAGGGAGCCGATCGCGCGATTCACCTTCTCGATCCAGCCTTTGAGGGCCTGGATGCATTGAACACCGCGAGGGTCCTGGCGACGGCAATCGCTCCGGAAAAACCCGATCTCGTTCTCACCGGATTGCAATCGGACGATGCCGGATACGGGCAAACGGGAGTGATATTGGCCGAGCGCCTCGGACTTCCGCATACGACCATCGTCATGCACATTGATGTCCTCGATGGTCGGATCAAGGTCAAACGCGAACTGGAAGGTGGTTGGTTCCAGTGGATCGAGCTTCCCCTCCCGGCGCTGCTGACCATTCAATCGGGAATCAATCAGCCTCGCTACGCGACGTTGAAAGGAATCATGGGGGCCAAGAAGAAAGAGGTCAAGAAGCTCTCGGCTGCCGATCTCGGCCTCACTCCCGATGATCTTCAGAACAAGCAGCGATTGCTGAGGGTCTACTTCCCCACCAAAACAAAGCAGACGGAATTCATCGAGGGGAAACCCGAAGAGATCGCGGCCCGACTGGTGGAAAAATTGAAATACGAAGCTAAGGTCCTGTGA
- a CDS encoding STAS domain-containing protein — translation MAAPVTAKRTGLQISQQHQDRQMLLVAEGKLTVTTISQMEQAVSSALRSGASSVVLDLSGICDADASGIGLLVKMYDQAFHRGVDLRFVVPPGRLAELIELARLGHILPLFPDQRSALTQSPPV, via the coding sequence ATGGCGGCACCAGTAACAGCCAAGCGTACGGGGCTTCAAATTTCTCAGCAACATCAGGACCGCCAGATGCTTCTGGTGGCTGAAGGAAAGCTGACGGTCACGACGATCTCTCAGATGGAGCAGGCTGTGAGTTCTGCCCTTCGATCAGGGGCCTCGTCAGTGGTCCTTGATCTCTCGGGCATCTGTGATGCAGATGCCTCGGGCATTGGCCTCCTCGTCAAAATGTATGATCAGGCGTTCCACCGGGGTGTGGATCTACGGTTCGTCGTTCCCCCGGGACGCCTCGCGGAGCTTATCGAGCTAGCCCGTTTAGGACACATTCTCCCTCTTTTCCCAGACCAACGGTCGGCACTGACGCAAAGCCCACCGGTTTAG
- a CDS encoding lysophospholipid acyltransferase family protein, giving the protein MSGERLRPVIEPTVESVESRRLTIRWSETELRKAVYDFADLSRYSWKDRWIIRTIGLVAYWWIAAVGWSVRWTVVNGHYYDEILRSGKRIIFAFWHNRVFLATWFWRRRGIVVMTSRSFDGEYIARFIQRFGYGAARGSSTRGGGRALEQMIACLHYGMDTAFTLDGPRGPVYVAKKGAVLLAKLTGQAILPFHISAEKYWEARSWDRFQIPYPFTRAVVLLGQPITVAPDADEKEIENKHRELQATLDALRQQGDGWFRRG; this is encoded by the coding sequence ATGAGCGGAGAGCGGCTTCGTCCCGTCATCGAACCCACCGTGGAATCCGTGGAGAGTCGCCGTCTCACCATCCGCTGGAGTGAAACGGAGTTAAGAAAGGCTGTCTATGACTTCGCCGACCTCTCCCGGTATTCGTGGAAGGATCGGTGGATCATCAGGACGATTGGTCTGGTGGCCTACTGGTGGATTGCGGCGGTGGGCTGGAGCGTGCGGTGGACAGTCGTCAACGGTCATTATTACGACGAAATTCTCCGCTCGGGCAAACGCATCATTTTCGCCTTCTGGCATAATCGCGTCTTCCTCGCCACGTGGTTCTGGCGTCGTCGCGGCATTGTCGTGATGACGAGTCGCAGCTTTGACGGCGAGTACATCGCCCGTTTCATTCAACGATTCGGTTATGGTGCTGCGCGAGGATCTTCCACCCGGGGAGGCGGTCGTGCGCTGGAACAGATGATCGCGTGCCTGCACTACGGCATGGATACGGCTTTCACCCTCGATGGTCCCCGAGGGCCCGTCTACGTGGCGAAAAAGGGAGCGGTCCTGCTGGCCAAGCTCACCGGCCAGGCCATTCTCCCCTTTCACATCTCTGCGGAGAAATATTGGGAAGCGCGCAGTTGGGATCGTTTCCAGATCCCCTATCCCTTCACTCGCGCCGTCGTTTTACTTGGTCAGCCGATCACGGTCGCTCCCGATGCCGACGAAAAAGAGATCGAGAACAAGCATCGCGAGCTACAGGCAACACTGGATGCCCTGCGCCAGCAGGGCGATGGCTGGTTTCGAAGGGGCTGA